The sequence CGGATTGTCCGAGATGATTCCGTCGACGCCGGTCTCGATCATCCGCGCCATGTCTTCACGCTTGTTGACCGTCCAGACCACGACGCGCAATCCGAGCGCATGGGCTTCAGTGACCAGCGCCGCGGTCACGTCGCCGAAATAGGGCGACCAGATCGCGCCGCCCGCAGCCTTGATGGTTCGCGGCAACGAGCCGCCATGATCGGCCGGACTAAAGCCCGCGGTCCAGCTGGTGGCCTTGTCGAGCGCTACCGTCTGGCCGGAGCCGCGCTGCAGCGTCAGGTACACCGTTGGAATCGTCGGCACCTGCTGCTGGACGAGCTGCAGGGTCCGCCAGTCGAACGACTGGATCATGACGCGGTCGGAGAATTTTTCGGCCTCAATCAGCCGAAGCAGCGTGGTGACGAAACCTTGCGGATCGAGGGATTCGTCCGGATGGTTCGGATCGATCTTGGTCTCGATATTGAAACGCACATTGGTGTTGCCCGACTTTCGCACCAGCGCGAACAATTGCTTCAGCGTGGGGATGCGAGTACCCGGCACGGCGCGCTGCTCGGGGAATTGCTTCGCGTAAGAACTGTCTGGCCGGATCTGGCCGACGTCGTACGTCCTGACGTCGTCGAGCCGTAGCTTGACAAAGGGCGTGCCGGGCGCGGCCACATAGACGCCGCTCGCATCCCGTGTGATCTCAGGGTTGAGTCCGCGTTCATGCGAGATGACGACCTCGCCGTCGGCGGTCACGCCGACGTCGAGCTCCAGCGTGTCGACGCCCATCGACAGCGCGTTGGCGAAGGCGGGCAGGGTGTTCTCCGGCAGCAGAGCCCGCCCGCCGCGGTGCGCCTCGAGATCAAAGGCCATGCCTTGTCCTGCAATGCCTTGTCCTGCAGCGAGAACCGCGAGCACGGTCAGGATGGTCGTGGCACGTGACGGCATCGAGGTTCGCATCTTTCGTGAAAACTGGAGCTTATGAAATCTTTGCGCGTTTCGTCCAGTCTCGCGGTTGACGGCGGCCGTGGAAGGCGGAAACTGCGCTTCAAGAAAAAACGGTTCAGGGAGCCACTCACATGCGGCTTGTCTTCATCGCAACAATGGGGGTTCTCATGGTCGGGCAGGCGGCAGCCAGGGATGTGCTTTCGGGTGCGAGCCTTTATGAAGACGTGTCGCGCTACGCCTCGTTCGGCCTGCACCGCTTCGGCTCGCCCGGCGATCGCGCGACCGCCGACTGGATCGCCGGCGAGATGAAGCAGGCGGGTTTCGATGTTAGCTTCCAGCCCGTCGTGCTTGGCCGGCAATATGTCGTCGAGCAAGCCAGCACTGAGGCCGCCGGCGCCACTGTCGAGGCGACGCCATTCTGGTGGCCGCCGGAGGATCGGGCGAGCTTCCACCTGTCCGCGCCGCTCGCACGCGACGGCGATGTCGCGGGCCAGATCCTGTTGCTCGATCTGCCGTTCGATCGCGGCGCCTATCTGGGGCCGACCCATCGTGCCGCGATCAGTGAAGCGGCGGCGAGGAAGCCGGCGGCGATCCTTTTGATGATCGGCAATCCCGCCGACGACCGCTTCGCCTACAACGTCACGCAGGAGGACGCGCCCTGGCCGGTGCCGGTGATCGTGGTCGGCGCGACGTCGCGCGCGGCGTTCGAGCGCGCGCTCGCCGCGGGCACGCCCGTCACCCTCGACGTCAAGGGCCATTACGAGCGCGATGTCGCCGGCCGGAACGTGATCGCAGAGATCGGGGCCGGCCGGGGCCCGACCATCGTCGTCTCGACGCCGATGACCGGCTGGTACTCCTGCGTCTGTGAGCGCGGCCCCGGCATCGCCAACTTCCTGGCGCTGGCGCGCACCGTCGCCGCCGAGACATCGCCGGCGCGTTTCGTCTTCATCGCCACCGCCGGCCACGAAATCGGCCATGGCGGCATGGAGCTGTTCCTGAAGCACGGCGCGCCGGCGCCGAAGGACACGCTGGCGTGGATCCATTTCGGCTCGTCGAACGCGTGCTACGCCTTTGCGGAGGGCGCCCGCACCGATCGGCCCGAGGAGGAGCGCTATCTCGTGCTCAGCAAGTCCGCAGTCGCTCTGACCGATGAGGCCTTCGTCAAGGTCGCGGCAAAGCGTCTGGTGACGGAAAAGCAGGCGGTCGGTGAGCTGCGCGACGTGCACGCGGCGGGCTACGCCAATTTCCTCGGCATGGCCGGCCGCCATCGCAGCTTCCACACGCCGTCGGATGATCTCACGGCGACCGGGCCCGAGATCCTCGAGCCGGTCGCGCGCGCCTTCGTCGATGCTGCGCGAAAGATCGTCGAACGCGGCGACGCCGCGTTCAGATAGCGTCAGTTCTGGTAGTAGTAATTGCGCGGCTGATAATACTGGCGAGGCTGCTGCTGCTGATAATAGTAGCCCTGCTGGCCATAGCCCTGGTCGTAGGTCGGCTGCGGCAGTTGCTGATAGGCCTGCGTGCCATAGGGGCGCGTGATCGGGCGCGGCGCCGGATAACGCGCGCCGGTGTCGCTGCCATCGGCCGGATAGATGTAGTTGTCGTCCTGCGGCATGTAGCGGCGCGCGGGTTGCTGCGGCGGCGTCAGGTTCACGGGATCACCCGTGGTCGCGTACTGCTCTTCAGCAGGCTGCTGCGGAGCGCGGGCCAACGCGGTGTTGGTACGGCCGCGCGGATTGCGGGCGAGCGCCACCTGCGCCGAGCCGGTCAGCGTCACCGTGGTGTTGAGCACGCCCTGCTGCTGCACCAGCGCATAGAGGGTCGTCGCGTTCTGCCGCGACAGCCGCACGCAGCCATGCGAAGCGGGCGAGCTGAGGCGGCCGACCGAGTCCGTGCCGTGAATGGCGTGCCCGACCTTGGTGAAGAAGATCGCGTGCGGCATCGGCGCGTCGTCGAATTCCTTGGAGTAGTGATCCTCTTCCATGCGGAAGGCGCGGAAGGCGCCGCTCGGCGTCTCGCGCGAGGGGATGCCTGTCGACACCGGCCAGCGATAGCGCGCGACGCCGTCGACCGCGACGGTCATCTGCTGATTGTCCTTGTCGACGGTGATCTCGACCTTGGCCCGCGCGGTGCCCGCGCTCAAAAGCATCAGGGAGGTGAAAGCGATAAAAAACGAACGCATCTGACTTCTGGCCTCCGGCCTGTTCACGCTAGAGCATGATCCGGAAAAGTGTGTAGCGGTTTTCCGAAAGGATCATGCTCAAACAATAACACCGCGGCTCTCCGTCCCCCGGCATGCAATATGCCTGCAATCCGGCTTCCGTTCCAGCGGCCCGCCCGCCCATCGTTAACGTGATGTCTGATGTAAGCAAGGCCGCTTTGTGCCGCGCGGCCAGCGGCGATGCTGACATTTTCGCGAGTGGACATGCGTTCACATCGCCGACAATTCGTCACAAAGGCGCAACCATTTGGCCGCGCGGTGCGTTGATGATGGCCTGCCGCTTGGCGGCTTTCGCTGCCATTTACTCTGTACTTCCCTGGGACTGAAGATGAACAAAGCCCGTGTTGTCGCCGCCGCCCTGCCGGCCGGCTTGCCTGTCCGCCTGCTGTTCGCGATCGCCGCCATCCTGCTTGCACTGCTCTCGTTGCCTCAAGCTGGTCATGCTCAAGGCATCGTGCGCGGCGCCCAGGAAGGGTCCTATGAAGGCAACCGGATCGCCGGTCCCGTAGGAGGCGTGGTTGGTGGCGCGGTCGGCGCCGGTGTCGGCGGGGCCGTGGGTGCGGTGGAGGGTGTGTTCGGCATTCCTCACCGCCACTATCGCCACCGTTGTCACGGGTACTATGACGGGTATCACCGCTTCCATTGCTATCGGTGAAGACTTCCGTAGCCCGGATGGAGCGAAGCGCAATCCGCGGCCGCTCGAGCCTGATGTGACGCCGGTCCCGGATTACGCTGACGCTCCATCCGGGCTAGGGGAGCCCATCAATTCTTCAGCCGATATCCGGTGCGGAAAATCCACCAGATCACCGCGAGGCAGATCACCAGGAACGCCAGCGTCATGCCGATGCTGACGGATACGCTGACGTCGGCGATCTCGTAGAAGCTCCAGCGGAAGCCCGAGATCAGATAGACGACCGGGTTGAGCAGCGCGACCGTGCGCCAGCCCGCCGGCAGCATGTCGATGGAGTAGAAGCTGCCGCCGAGGAAGGTCAGCGGCGTCACCACCAGCATCGGGATCATCTGCAGCTTCTCGAAGCCGTCGGCCCAGATGCCGATGATGAAGCCGAACAGGCTGAACGTCACAGCGGTGAGCACCAGGAAGGCCAGCATCCAGATGGGATGGTGGATATGCAGCGGCACGAACAGGCCGGCCGTCGCCAGGATGATAAGGCCCAAAATGATCGACTTGGTCGCGGCGGCGCCGACATAGCCGAGCACGATCTCGAAATAGGAAATCGGCGCCGACAGGATTTCGTAGATCGTGCCGGTGAATTTCGGGAAGTAGATGCCGAAGGACGCGTTGGCGATGCTCTGCGTCAGCACCGAGAGCATGATCAGGCCCGGCACGATGAAGGTGCCGTAGCTGACGCCCTCGACCTGGCTGATGCGCGAGCCGATCGCGGCACCGAACACCACGAAATAGAGCGAGGTCGAAACCACCGGCGAGACGATGCTTTGCAGCAGCGTACGCCAGGTGCGTGCCATTTCGAACAGGTAGATGGCGCGGATGGCGCGGTGATTCATGACGTCCTCACGAGGTCGACGAAGATGTCCTCGAGCGACGACTGCGTCGTGTCGAGATCGTTGAAGCGGATGCCGGCGGTGCGGAGGTCGCTGAGCAGGCTGGTGATGCCGGTGCGCTCGCCCTTGGTGTCGTAGTCGTAGACCAGCGTCGCGCCGTTGTCGCAGAGGTCGAGCTCGTAGTGCGCGAGGCTTTCCGGCAGCGAGGTGACCTTGCCCTGCAAGTGCACCGTCAGCCGCTTCTTGCCGAGCTTCTGCATCAAGGTCGCCTTGTCTTCGACCAGCACGATCTCGCCCTTATTGATGACGCCGATGCGGTCGGCCATCTCCTCGGCTTCCTCGATGTAGTGCGTGGTGAGGATGATGGTGACGCCGGACTGCTGCAGCGTGCGCACGACTTCCCACATGCCCTTGCGCAGCTCGACGTCGACGCCGGCGGTGGGCTCGTCCAGGAACAGGACCTGCGGCTCGTGCGACAGCGCTTTCGCGATCATCACGCGGCGCTTCATGCCGCCGGAGAGCGTGATGATCTTGTTGTCCTTCTTGTCCCAGAGCGAGAGGTCCTTCAGCACCTTCTCGATGTGATCAGGATTCTTCGGCTTGCCGAACAGGCCGCGGGAGAAGCTCACCGTCGCCCACACGCTCTCGAAGGCGTCGGTGTGCAATTCCTGCGGCACGAGGCCGATCAGCGAGCGCGCCTTGCGGTAGGAGGTCTGGATGTTCTCGCCGCCGACGAGGACCTTGCCTTCGCTCGGGTTGGCGATGCCGCAGATGATCGAGATCAGCGTGGTCTTTCCCGCGCCGTTCGGCCCGAGCAGCGCAAAGATCTCCCCGCGCTTGATATCGAGATTGACGTTCTTGAGCGCCTTGAAGCCGGACCCATAGGTCTTCGACAGATTGGCGACGGAGATGATGGAGGACATGGATGGCCGCAAGGCTTGGGGGCAAAGGCTGGGGAGGGAGGCTGGAACCTGCCGGGAAGGGCGGGTCAGCGGAGCCCTGAGATAGGAATACCCTTGCCCGGTCGCAATCGGCCGGAGAAAAATGGTCTCAAAACCGGCTCTTCCGGGGCGGGTTCCGGGTAAGTGTTGCGAAACCGCCACGGACTGCGGCTAAGATTGTCGGCTCACGCGGCTCTTTGTTGCGTCTGCGAGCAGGCCGTGGCTACGATTCCGGCCAATCGCGAAGCGTATTGTCCCCAGGGAAACATTGAGATGAGACCGAACGGCCGTCACACCGCCGGCGCCAGCCAGTTGCCCGCCCTCCGCGTGTGGGCGATCTGTCTGCTTCTGCTGTCAGCTGTTGCCATCAGCCCGTCCACCGCCAGGGCGGCGCCGACCCAGGCTGCGGCCCAGACCACGCATGTCTACCTGCTGCGTGGCGTGCTCAACATCTTCTCGCTCGGGCTCGACACGATCGGTGCCCGGCTCCAGGCGCAGGGCGTCCCGGTGACCGTCGCCAACTTCGTGTCCTGGTCCTCGCTCGCCGATGAAGCCGCGACCGCTTACAAGGCCGGCCGCATCAAGACCATCATCCTGGTCGGCCATTCCTCCGGCGCGACCGCGCTGCCTGACATGATCGCCAAGCTCAACCAGCTCGGCGTTCCCGTGAAGCTCGCGATCGGCCTCGATTCCGTGTTCAAGACCAAGCTCTCGACCGGCGCCGAGCGCTACATCAACATCTATATCGGCGATGGTCCCGGCGAGCCGGTGCGGGCCGCAGCGGGTCTGCGCGGCAAGCTCGACAATGTCGATGTGCGCGGCACCGGCGTCGGCCATATCTCGATCGACAAGAACGAGGCGATCCAGCGCCGCGTCATCGCCGAGATCGACGCCGCGATCATGCGCTCGCGCGCTCCGGCAGCTCCCGTCGCCGAACCCGGCGCGCCGCGGTCCGCGCGCGCTGCAGCGGCAGCGGCTCCAGCGAGGAACTGAGCACGTCGCGCATGGCCGGATCGTGTGATGCAGTCTAGGCGGCCGTCACACGCACCGGCATGCTCTCGAGCCCGCGCAGCGAATTGTTGAGCCTGCGTTTCGGTTCAGTCGTGAGCTCGATCGTCTTCACGCGCCTTGCAAGCTCGCCGAAGATCAATTCGCCTTCCAGACGCGCGATCATCTGGCCGACGCAGGCGTGGATGCCGGCGCCGAAGCCGACATGCCCGGTCGCAACCCGCTCGACATCGAAGCGATCGGGCCCATCCCACCGCGCGGGATCGCGGTTGGCGGAGGCCATGAACAGCAGCACCTTGCGGTGGGCGGGGATCACGCCGCCTGCGATCTCAACGTCGCGCGAGGCGGTGCGAAAGAACGTCTGCACCGGTGAATCGTAGCGCAGGCCCTCCTCGAACGCGTTGCGCGCCAGCTCCGGCTTGTGGTGGAGCTTGTGGTATTCGTCCGGATGCGTGGCGAGCGCGAGCAGGGTGTTGCCGATGCCGTTGACGGTGGTGTCGATGCCTGCAGTGAGGAACGGCCGCACCAGATGCGTCGCCTCGTGCTCGGTGATCTCGCCCTCGTCGGCCGCCTGGTAGATCATCATGCCGAGACTGTCGGGCCGCAGCGCATCTCGCGCACAGCATTCCATGATCCAGCTCTGCGCCGCGAGACCTTCCTTCCGTGAAGCCGCGAGTATCTCGTTCTCCGGGCCGAAGCTGTTGAACACGAACGTGCTCCAGGCCAGGAGCTTCTCGCGGCCGTCGGGCCGGATGCCGATCGCATCCGGGAACACCTTCATCGGATAGGCTTCCGCAAGATCGGTCACGGCATCGAACGTGCCTTTGTCGATCAGCTCCGTGACCTTCTTCTCGGCCTCCTGCGCAAAGGTCTCGCGCAGCTTCCTTGCGACGCCGGGAGACAGCGTACGGCCGAGCACCCGGCGGCCCTTGTCATGGTCGGGCGGATCGATCTGGAGCGTCAGCGGCTTCGGCAGCGCCGGGTTCATGCCGTGGAGCCCGACGCCTTCACCGCTGATGAAGGTCTTCCAGTCCTTCAGCGCCGTCTCGACCTCGGCATAGCCGGCCATGGCCCATACGCCGTAACGCTCCAATTCGAACACCGGCCCAAGCGCGCGCAGCGCCTGATAGGCAGGATAGGGGTCCATCAGGAAGTCGGGCGCAAACGGGTCGACCGGACTGGGGGCAATGCCGCTCATGGTCCGCTCCGCTGCTATTGCTTGCTAAGTGGGCACTGGCCTTCGCTCTCGGCGCGGAATGCGTCCTCGCCCTTGATGGTGGCGACGACCTTCAGCAGATCCCAGGCCGACGTCGATTCCTCCGGCGACTTGACCTGGAGCAGGTAGAGCGGGTGGATCTTGCGTCCGTCCTTGCGGATATAGCCCTTGCCGAACAACGGATCGTCGGTCGGCATCTCCTTCATCGCGGCGACGACGGCCTTGCCGTCCCTGGCGCTGCCGACCTTGTCGACCGCCTTGAGGTAGTGGATGACCGAGGCATAGACGCCGGCCTGCATGTCGTTCGGATAGGCCTTCGACGGAATGCGCTCGGTGAAGCGCTTTGCGAACGCCCGCGTGCCGTCGTTGAGGTCCCAGTAGAACGGGTTCATGATCTGCGCGCCTTGCGCAAACTTCAGGCCGAGTGCGGGAAGGCCGTTCATGCCCAGGATCAGTCCGACCAGCTTGTGGTCCCTGGTCAGCCCGAACTCGGCGGCCTGCTTCATCGAGGTGATGGTGTCGTCACCGGCATTGGCGAAGCCGACGACGTTCGCGCCCGATGCCTGGGCCTGGAGCAGGAAGGAGGCGTAGTCGGCCGTTCCCAGCGGATGCCGCACGCTGCCGAGCACCTCGCCGCCGGATGCTTTCACGGCCTCCGCGGCCTGTTTCTCCAGATCATGACCGAAAGCGTAGTCGGCGGTGATGAAGAACCACTTCTTGCCGCCCTGCTGCACGATCGCCTTGCCGAGGCCGCGGCCATAGGCATAGGTGTCGTAGGTCCAGTGCACGGTGTTCGGCGTGCACTTCTCGCCGGTCAGTAGCACCGTGCCGGCGCCCGATCCGACGAACACCTTGTTCTTCTCGGCGCTCATGCCGGCCACCGCGAGCGCGATCGACGAGTTCGGGATGTCGAAGATCGCATCGACGCTCTCGTTCTCGTACCAGCGCCGGGCGATGCCGATCCCGATGTCGGTCTTGTTCTGATGATCGGCCGCGACGACCTCGACCGGCTTGCCGGCGGCCTTCCCGCCGTAATCCTCGACCGCCATCTTGGCGGCGACGACCGAGCCGATGCCCTGATAGCTCGCGAACGGCCCTGACTGGTCGTTGAGGATGCCGATCTTCACCATGTCCTGCGCGAACGCCGGTGCCGTGGTCAGCATTGCTGCCAACATGCACAATTTATGCAGGAATTTGCTGTTCATTGTGTCCCTCCCATAGGCGGTCTTGGTGCCGCTGAATAATAGTTATATTTTATAGCTATTTTTGAGAGTGTCAATTCGGCCCGCCCTTGGATTGCAAATCATGAGCTCGAAGTCCCCGAAATCCGGAGCCAAATCTGCTGAGCAACAGGAGAAAACGCTGGATCTGAGTGCGCTTCGGCGGACGCCCGGTTTCATGCTGCGCCTCGCGCAGCTGAAGTTCTTCGAGGGCTTCTATGAGGAATTCGCCGCACTGGGCCTGACGCCGGCAACCTATGCGATCTTCGCCGTCATCCGCGACAATCCCGGCGTGCCGCCGAGCAACCTCGCCAGCCTGCTTCGGCTGCGGCTGCCGAACCTGATCAAGATCTTGAACGAGCTCGAATCCTCCGGCTTCATCAAGCGCAACCGCTCCAAGGCGGACCGTCGGGCGGTCGAGCTCATGCTGACGCCAAAGGGGGCAAAGCTCATTGCCGAGGGGGCAAGGCTGACGGAACCCTATAACCGCAAGATGCTGGCTCCGCTGAGCGAGGCAGAGCAGCGCACACTGCTCGATCTCTTGAACCGCATGCTGCCGCTTTAGGCCGGCGCGCGATGTGGCGATCGACGATCGCCACAGCTCGCGTCACTTCAGGAACGCGCGAATGCTCTCCGCGATCTCCTGCGCATGCGTCTCCAGCGCAAAATGGCCGGTGTCGACGAACTGCACGATTGCATTGGGATTGTCGCGCTTGAACGCTTCGGCGCCGGGCGGAATGAAGAAGGGATCGTTCTTGCCCCAGACCGCCAGGAAGGGCGGCTTGTGCTTGCGGAAATAGTCCTGGAATGAGGGATAGAGCGCGACGTTGCTTTTGTAGTCGCCGAACAGGTCGAGCTGCACGTCGTCCGAGCCCGGACGCGCCAGATAGAAATTGTCGAGGTTCTGGCCGTCCGGCGACACAGTCGCCGGATCGGGAACGCCATGGGTGTACTGCCAGCGCGTTGCCTCCGGCGTGAGGAAGGCACGCAGCGCCTCGCGGTTGGCGGGCGAGGGCTCCTGCCAATAGGCCTTGATCGGCGTCCAGCCGTCGCTGAGGCCGTCCTCATAGGCGTTGCCGTTCTGCGAGATGATCGCCGTGATCCGTTCGGGATGGCGCAATGCAAGCCGGAAGCCGGTCGGCGCGCCGTAGTCGAAGACATAGACCGCGAAGCGCTCGAAGCCGATCACTTCGGTGAAGCGCTCGATCACCTGTGCGACGTTGTCGAAGGTGTAGCGGAAGGTTTCGCGTGGCGGCATGTCGGACTGGCCGAAGCCGGGCAGATCTGGCGCGACGATGTGGAATTTGTCGGCGAGCAACGGGATCAGGTCGCGGAACATGTGGCCGGCGCTCGGGAAGCCGTGCAGCAGCAGCAGCTTCGGCGCACCTCGAGAGCCGGCCTCGCGATAGAACACCTTGAAGCCATCGACGTCGGCGGTGCGATAGGTGGTCGGGGGCATGACCGTCTCCATTGCTGAATGTAACCGGTAAAGATCTTATTTAAAGGTTACGTAGCTAGAGAGTAACTTGTCAATAGGCTATTTAATGGTTACTACGAGGAACCTTGTTTTGACGGCCAAGGACCGCGCTCATGGATCGCCCGCCCGCCATGTTCATTGCCGACTCGCTCGGCCTCGATTTTCTCAATTCGGTGGCAACGCCAGTCGATACGCCCGTCGATTGGCTCGACGATGGCGATGGCCTGATCGACTGGCTGGCTCAAGCGAAACTCGTGCCGGCGGAGGAGCTCGACGCGCTGAAGGCGCGTGCGAGGCCGGCCGAGCTCGACAAGGTCGCCGATCAGGCCCGCGCGTTGCGCGAGTGGTTCAGGGGCTTTGTTCTGGAGCATGCGGGCCGGCCCCTGACCGCGAAGGCGTTGCACGAGCTTGGCCCGTTGAACGGCATCCTGCAGCGCGATGAGGCGTTCCTGCAAATCGGGCTTCGCCACGGCGATGAAGGACTTGCGCTGCAGAGGATGCGGCGCTGGGAAGCAGCCGAAGCTCTGCTGCTGCCCATCGGCGAAGCGATGGCGAAGTTCGTCTGCGAGGAAGATTTTTCCGACGTGAAGGCGTGCGAGGGCCACAATTGCACGATGCTGTTCGCCGATCATACCCGCAGGCGCGCAAGGCGGTGGTGCATCATGGCGGTCTGCGGCAATCGCGCCAAGCAGGCCGCG is a genomic window of Bradyrhizobium sp. CB1717 containing:
- a CDS encoding glycerophosphodiester phosphodiesterase; this encodes MPSRATTILTVLAVLAAGQGIAGQGMAFDLEAHRGGRALLPENTLPAFANALSMGVDTLELDVGVTADGEVVISHERGLNPEITRDASGVYVAAPGTPFVKLRLDDVRTYDVGQIRPDSSYAKQFPEQRAVPGTRIPTLKQLFALVRKSGNTNVRFNIETKIDPNHPDESLDPQGFVTTLLRLIEAEKFSDRVMIQSFDWRTLQLVQQQVPTIPTVYLTLQRGSGQTVALDKATSWTAGFSPADHGGSLPRTIKAAGGAIWSPYFGDVTAALVTEAHALGLRVVVWTVNKREDMARMIETGVDGIISDNPDLLRQVAGEKGIALPAGTPVQP
- a CDS encoding ABC transporter ATP-binding protein gives rise to the protein MSSIISVANLSKTYGSGFKALKNVNLDIKRGEIFALLGPNGAGKTTLISIICGIANPSEGKVLVGGENIQTSYRKARSLIGLVPQELHTDAFESVWATVSFSRGLFGKPKNPDHIEKVLKDLSLWDKKDNKIITLSGGMKRRVMIAKALSHEPQVLFLDEPTAGVDVELRKGMWEVVRTLQQSGVTIILTTHYIEEAEEMADRIGVINKGEIVLVEDKATLMQKLGKKRLTVHLQGKVTSLPESLAHYELDLCDNGATLVYDYDTKGERTGITSLLSDLRTAGIRFNDLDTTQSSLEDIFVDLVRTS
- a CDS encoding ABC transporter permease, which gives rise to MNHRAIRAIYLFEMARTWRTLLQSIVSPVVSTSLYFVVFGAAIGSRISQVEGVSYGTFIVPGLIMLSVLTQSIANASFGIYFPKFTGTIYEILSAPISYFEIVLGYVGAAATKSIILGLIILATAGLFVPLHIHHPIWMLAFLVLTAVTFSLFGFIIGIWADGFEKLQMIPMLVVTPLTFLGGSFYSIDMLPAGWRTVALLNPVVYLISGFRWSFYEIADVSVSVSIGMTLAFLVICLAVIWWIFRTGYRLKN
- a CDS encoding alpha/beta hydrolase, with the protein product MPPTTYRTADVDGFKVFYREAGSRGAPKLLLLHGFPSAGHMFRDLIPLLADKFHIVAPDLPGFGQSDMPPRETFRYTFDNVAQVIERFTEVIGFERFAVYVFDYGAPTGFRLALRHPERITAIISQNGNAYEDGLSDGWTPIKAYWQEPSPANREALRAFLTPEATRWQYTHGVPDPATVSPDGQNLDNFYLARPGSDDVQLDLFGDYKSNVALYPSFQDYFRKHKPPFLAVWGKNDPFFIPPGAEAFKRDNPNAIVQFVDTGHFALETHAQEIAESIRAFLK
- a CDS encoding L,D-transpeptidase, translating into MRSFFIAFTSLMLLSAGTARAKVEITVDKDNQQMTVAVDGVARYRWPVSTGIPSRETPSGAFRAFRMEEDHYSKEFDDAPMPHAIFFTKVGHAIHGTDSVGRLSSPASHGCVRLSRQNATTLYALVQQQGVLNTTVTLTGSAQVALARNPRGRTNTALARAPQQPAEEQYATTGDPVNLTPPQQPARRYMPQDDNYIYPADGSDTGARYPAPRPITRPYGTQAYQQLPQPTYDQGYGQQGYYYQQQQPRQYYQPRNYYYQN
- a CDS encoding ABC transporter substrate-binding protein yields the protein MNSKFLHKLCMLAAMLTTAPAFAQDMVKIGILNDQSGPFASYQGIGSVVAAKMAVEDYGGKAAGKPVEVVAADHQNKTDIGIGIARRWYENESVDAIFDIPNSSIALAVAGMSAEKNKVFVGSGAGTVLLTGEKCTPNTVHWTYDTYAYGRGLGKAIVQQGGKKWFFITADYAFGHDLEKQAAEAVKASGGEVLGSVRHPLGTADYASFLLQAQASGANVVGFANAGDDTITSMKQAAEFGLTRDHKLVGLILGMNGLPALGLKFAQGAQIMNPFYWDLNDGTRAFAKRFTERIPSKAYPNDMQAGVYASVIHYLKAVDKVGSARDGKAVVAAMKEMPTDDPLFGKGYIRKDGRKIHPLYLLQVKSPEESTSAWDLLKVVATIKGEDAFRAESEGQCPLSKQ
- a CDS encoding cytochrome P450, with the translated sequence MSGIAPSPVDPFAPDFLMDPYPAYQALRALGPVFELERYGVWAMAGYAEVETALKDWKTFISGEGVGLHGMNPALPKPLTLQIDPPDHDKGRRVLGRTLSPGVARKLRETFAQEAEKKVTELIDKGTFDAVTDLAEAYPMKVFPDAIGIRPDGREKLLAWSTFVFNSFGPENEILAASRKEGLAAQSWIMECCARDALRPDSLGMMIYQAADEGEITEHEATHLVRPFLTAGIDTTVNGIGNTLLALATHPDEYHKLHHKPELARNAFEEGLRYDSPVQTFFRTASRDVEIAGGVIPAHRKVLLFMASANRDPARWDGPDRFDVERVATGHVGFGAGIHACVGQMIARLEGELIFGELARRVKTIELTTEPKRRLNNSLRGLESMPVRVTAA
- a CDS encoding MarR family transcriptional regulator; this translates as MSSKSPKSGAKSAEQQEKTLDLSALRRTPGFMLRLAQLKFFEGFYEEFAALGLTPATYAIFAVIRDNPGVPPSNLASLLRLRLPNLIKILNELESSGFIKRNRSKADRRAVELMLTPKGAKLIAEGARLTEPYNRKMLAPLSEAEQRTLLDLLNRMLPL
- a CDS encoding ABATE domain-containing protein, yielding MDRPPAMFIADSLGLDFLNSVATPVDTPVDWLDDGDGLIDWLAQAKLVPAEELDALKARARPAELDKVADQARALREWFRGFVLEHAGRPLTAKALHELGPLNGILQRDEAFLQIGLRHGDEGLALQRMRRWEAAEALLLPIGEAMAKFVCEEDFSDVKACEGHNCTMLFADHTRRRARRWCIMAVCGNRAKQAAHRSRLKSRQ